Part of the Candidatus Woesearchaeota archaeon genome, AAGACCCTTCAAGGGTAATCCCGAAAGCCCTTATCTCGGCTGCAATTGCAATGGGAATTTTAGGGGTATTGCTTAATTTCATCTCCCTCGGAATAATTCCCTGGCAGAAGCTTGCCACTCTTTCAGCGCCCCTTGGCGATATATCTGAGCTTCTCATGGGCGGGCTTGGAAGAAGCATCATAAGCCTTGGAATCTACTTCACAATGATTGGCTCTGCTGCAGTAGGGATAATATCAACTCCAAGGCTCATTTTTGCGCTTGCAAGGGACAGGCTTTTTCTCTCCCAGATGACGAGAATTCACAAGAAATACAAAACTCCATATGTTGCAATAATCTTTCAGGCAGTTGTTTCAATAATCGCTCTTTTCATAGCAATGGGAAAATACAAGGTTTTCCTGAGCCTTCTTGTGCCTCTCTCGCTGATGATGTATATCCCGATAATCCTGACCGTAACAATTTTGCGGATAAGGAAGCCGGACCTGCCAAGGCCTTTTAAGGCTCCATTTGGAAAGATTGGACCTGTAATAATAAGCATTTTTTTCTTTGCAATAATTTACATGTGGATAAGGACAGAGCCAAATGCAATGAACCTGTTCCTCCTGGGGCTTTCCCTGACTGCATTATGCATCCCAATATACTTTCTCCTTGAGCTTTATTACAATCCAAAAGCAATAATTATTGTGAATGACATATTTGCATACTTGGCGCTTGCTTTTGAAAGGTTTCTCCTTCCCCCTGCTGTCAGGGATGAAATCCTGAGCCTTCTCGGTTACCTGAAAAACAAGACTGTCCTTGAATTCGGGTGCGGGGTTGGAACCCTCACAATAAGCCTTGCAGAGGCGGTAAGCAAAAATGGGAGGGTGTATGCGACAGACATCTCAAAGAGAGAGCTTCGGATAACAAGGGGAAGGCTTCTTTCAAGGGAGCACAACCATGTTATAGTTCTTCATGAGAGAAAGGATTCCCTCCATCCTGATGTGAAAAATCTGGATGCAGCAGTTTCTGTTGCTGCTTTGGGATATGTCCAGGAGCTTGAAAGCGTCTTAAGGGAGATGAATTCAAGGCTTAAGATGGACGGGAGAATATGCTTTCTTGAGTATGACAGATTCTTCTACATAATTCCGAATATTGAGTGGCTCTCAAGCGATGAGAGAATAAAGGCAATTTTCAGGAGCTGCGGCTTCCTTGTTGATGTGATAAGAAGGCAGGGCGTGTTCTGGCAGTACATTTACATCTACGGAAGGAAAATTGAAGAAGTTATCCCGATTAAAAAGGATGAAATTGCCTTTTGATGAGTTTTTGATGCTAAAAAACGGCGCTAAAACTCAATACTTTAGTTTAGAGATAAGGCGCCGTTTTTGGCATCCTAAAAATCCGCGAATCAGAGAGTGTCCGATCAAACTCCGCACTTTAGTGCGGAGTAGGACACTCTCAGCGGATTTTTAGGATGATACTTCTTTTTAATGAGTTTTTTAATTAAATTTTTTCCGATACCGATTTCCTCAATTGAGCGCATAAAAATTTCTCATCTTTCTAATTAATGGTTAATAATATAAACCCGCTTTCTAATCCAATCTTCAATGGCTGAAAAAATAAGGGTTTCAATAGGAATTCCTGTTTACAATGAAGAGAAAAACATAGTGCGCCTTCTTCAGGCAATTGAAAGCCAAAAAACCAGAATTGCAGACATTGAAAAGGTTTTCATAATAAATGACGGGAGCACTGACTCGACCAAGGATAAGGTTTCACGTTTCATTAAATTAAGAAAATCAGGCGGAAAATTTGAGCTCATAAGCTATCCTGTCCGGAAAGGCAAATGGTTTGCAATAAACGAATTCCTCAAGCGTGCAAAATCACCGGTTCTCTTTCTTGAAAGTGCAGATAATCTTCCTGAAAAGGGCTGTTTTGACTTTCTCGCAGGACATTTCTTCAATAGAAAAGCGGGTATTGTAAATGCAAGAATCATTCCGGTGAATGACAGGAAGAGTTTTTTCGGATTCTCAGCGCATTTGATTTATGAGCTTCATTATGAGATATCCCTTGAGCGCCCCAAGTTCGGGGAGCTTATCGTATTCAGAAATATCGTCAAAAAAATCCCTCATACAATAGTTGATGAGGATGAAATCGCAAGAATGATTCAGGAGAAAGGGTATTCCCTCCTGTATGAGCCAAAAGCCATAGTTTACAACAGGGGGCCTGAAAACATTTCAGATTTCATAAGCCAGAGACGAAGGATATACTGCGGATATCTTGTGCTTAGGGAAAAAAGCGGATACATCTCTCCAACTCTCAATAGCATAAGGATAGCAGGATTGGTATTAAGAAAGATTCGCCCCGGAAACATTTTTTATGCATGCGGAGCATCATTCCTTGAGTGCCTTTCCAGGTTCCTCGGCTGGCTGGATTATTCAACAGGAAATGCTGAAAAGCACATAATCTGGAAGCAGATAAAATCTGTAAAAAATCTTAGAAAATGAATTTTTATAAAATATTTATAAATAAAAAAATGCTTATCTTGAGGCCTCGGTCTGCCTTTCTGTCATGAGCTTCTTTGCGATTGCATTTGAGTTTGCGCTCATGTTGTATGCCTCAGTTATCTCATAAGCCAATGAGTCGGAGAATTTCCTTCTTGTGTTGAAGGTCTTTGCATATGCGCCCTGAACCATGTATCTCAACGCGACATCTATCCTTCTCTGGGGAGAGCAGTCAACTGCCTTTGGATACCTTGCTCCGCCGTATTCAATGCTCACTATGTCTTCCCTTGGAGCTGAGTTCTCAATTGCCGTAACAAGAACCTGGATTGGGTTCTTCTTGGTCTGCCTTTCTATTACAGTAAGCGCTTCCTCAACAAGATGGTATGCGCTCTGCCCCTTTCCTGTAACAAGGGATGATGTGAATTTGTGCTTCTTGCCCTTATGCCCGGGAACCATAAGCTTGTTAATAAGGCGCTCTGCTATGAATACCCTTGACTTGTAGAACTTGCTTCCTGCATATGTTGCCTCTGTCTTTGGGACAATCTTTGCTTCAAGGTTTATGTAGTCCTTAAGCGCGATATCAGTTACAATTATGTCTTTTGTGCTCCATTTGTTGAATGCCTTTAATTCAGCCATTTTCAGTTTCCCCGTTAATATTATTTGATAAGAGAGGGGGAAAGAGAGGTATTTAAAAAGCTTTCTAAAATGACTATGCTTTAATTGACATACCCTAATGCCTTTAATTTATTGATGGTGTCATTAGAAGCATTTTGAATGGTTTCATTTATTCTTTCAGATAAAGTGTAATTTGTTTGAGAATAGTTTTTTTTAATGCTATGCCCCAGATTTTTTAGGTAATTACATCTGTCTGTATTTTCCGCTATTAAATTAAAGATTTCATCAGGATCATCAAAAATATAAAATAATTTGTCTATTTTAATATTGCAATCTTTGTTTGAAATATCTTTGGCATTCATTTTCCAGCCATCTTCTATTATTGTCCAGGAATCTTCATACTCTGCAAACTGAAAATAGCCAGTTCTGTTGCTGTCAAATAAGTATTTTCCTCTGATACCTGATGGCGGGTTTATTCCAATAATTTTTAGAATTGTCGGCATAATATCTAAATTAGAAACAGGATATTCTTTTATTTCTCCCAAATTTTTAGGTATATGGACTATTAAGGGGGTATGAATTGTTCCATAATTAAGCGTATTATGGTCAAAAATGCTATGTTCTCCCAAGCTCTCCCCGTGGTCAGAGGAAATTATTACAATTGTATTGTCTGTCAAATTAAGAACTGCCAATTCGTTTAATAATATTCCCACTTGCTCATCTGCGAATCTGATATTCGCATCATAAGCATCTGTAAGCCATTCTATATCTTCCCCATTCAAGTAGAATCTCTTTCCTGTGAGAGTATATTCTGTTAAGTTAACTTTGTCAGAAAGGTTTTTTGCATATAAACCTTCCATTTTTTTCTTGTAATAATCCCGTTCATCTTCTCCTGATTTTATTGTATTATTATCTGAATCTGTTTCATTGTTAAAAAGCCCAAAAATCTTTTCGGGGGGGTTATACGGCGCATGAGGCTCTCTAAAATGAATCCAAAGAAAAAATGGTTTTTCTGAAATGCTATTCAGCATTTTAATCGCCTTTTCTGCTGTCAAATCAGCAAAGCCGTACCCATAGTAATCATCATCAAATATCTTAAAGCCCTGGGAACCGCCGTATTTTGCACTTACAAACTCATGGCTTATTACAGCATAATTGTCATATCCGTTTTCTTTCAGAATTTCAGCCAAGGTTACTTCTTTTTCATTAAGAATAAATCCGTTTGTTATGTTGTCGCTTATTGGAAACTTTGAAGTAAGCAGAGCGGGAAGTGAATAAACGGTACTGCCGCTTTGGCTTATTGAATCCAAGAAAACATAAGATTCTTTAGCAAGATTATCAATGTTCGGGGAGGTATTCCTGTAGTATCCATAAGCCCCAAGATGATCTGCTCTTAATGAGTCTAATGTAATCAGTATCACACTGCAATTTATACATTCATAGGTATTTTTGTGTTGCTCAACGCAGCCAGAGGATAAAACTATCAATAAAAACAGCAGAAATAAATTAAAATATCCTATTTTCAGCTTAATTGCATTCATATTAATTTATCTCCACAAGATTAATAATTATTTTTTAATTAGTAAAAGTTTATAAATCCTGCTCTTTTTA contains:
- a CDS encoding sulfatase — protein: MNAIKLKIGYFNLFLLFLLIVLSSGCVEQHKNTYECINCSVILITLDSLRADHLGAYGYYRNTSPNIDNLAKESYVFLDSISQSGSTVYSLPALLTSKFPISDNITNGFILNEKEVTLAEILKENGYDNYAVISHEFVSAKYGGSQGFKIFDDDYYGYGFADLTAEKAIKMLNSISEKPFFLWIHFREPHAPYNPPEKIFGLFNNETDSDNNTIKSGEDERDYYKKKMEGLYAKNLSDKVNLTEYTLTGKRFYLNGEDIEWLTDAYDANIRFADEQVGILLNELAVLNLTDNTIVIISSDHGESLGEHSIFDHNTLNYGTIHTPLIVHIPKNLGEIKEYPVSNLDIMPTILKIIGINPPSGIRGKYLFDSNRTGYFQFAEYEDSWTIIEDGWKMNAKDISNKDCNIKIDKLFYIFDDPDEIFNLIAENTDRCNYLKNLGHSIKKNYSQTNYTLSERINETIQNASNDTINKLKALGYVN
- a CDS encoding amino acid permease; this encodes DPSRVIPKALISAAIAMGILGVLLNFISLGIIPWQKLATLSAPLGDISELLMGGLGRSIISLGIYFTMIGSAAVGIISTPRLIFALARDRLFLSQMTRIHKKYKTPYVAIIFQAVVSIIALFIAMGKYKVFLSLLVPLSLMMYIPIILTVTILRIRKPDLPRPFKAPFGKIGPVIISIFFFAIIYMWIRTEPNAMNLFLLGLSLTALCIPIYFLLELYYNPKAIIIVNDIFAYLALAFERFLLPPAVRDEILSLLGYLKNKTVLEFGCGVGTLTISLAEAVSKNGRVYATDISKRELRITRGRLLSREHNHVIVLHERKDSLHPDVKNLDAAVSVAALGYVQELESVLREMNSRLKMDGRICFLEYDRFFYIIPNIEWLSSDERIKAIFRSCGFLVDVIRRQGVFWQYIYIYGRKIEEVIPIKKDEIAF
- the rpsG gene encoding 30S ribosomal protein S7 — encoded protein: MAELKAFNKWSTKDIIVTDIALKDYINLEAKIVPKTEATYAGSKFYKSRVFIAERLINKLMVPGHKGKKHKFTSSLVTGKGQSAYHLVEEALTVIERQTKKNPIQVLVTAIENSAPREDIVSIEYGGARYPKAVDCSPQRRIDVALRYMVQGAYAKTFNTRRKFSDSLAYEITEAYNMSANSNAIAKKLMTERQTEASR
- a CDS encoding glycosyltransferase; its protein translation is MAEKIRVSIGIPVYNEEKNIVRLLQAIESQKTRIADIEKVFIINDGSTDSTKDKVSRFIKLRKSGGKFELISYPVRKGKWFAINEFLKRAKSPVLFLESADNLPEKGCFDFLAGHFFNRKAGIVNARIIPVNDRKSFFGFSAHLIYELHYEISLERPKFGELIVFRNIVKKIPHTIVDEDEIARMIQEKGYSLLYEPKAIVYNRGPENISDFISQRRRIYCGYLVLREKSGYISPTLNSIRIAGLVLRKIRPGNIFYACGASFLECLSRFLGWLDYSTGNAEKHIIWKQIKSVKNLRK